The following are from one region of the Amycolatopsis sp. QT-25 genome:
- a CDS encoding helix-turn-helix domain-containing protein, translating into MADDLPADAPVGARIRYYRDKRGMSRPVLGGLVGKGPDWVKAVESGRLQTPRLPMLLRIAQALELNDLATLTGNGDAVPVALYAGPRHSALSDVQAALTEYRVSLKAEAPSVSHLMERLRSAWLVRHSSSDHRTQLGALLPGLIRDAQVAARVLRDGERREARRCLAGVYQLADFYVAYQPAPELVWMVADRALTEAQEADDPYLIGAGAWAMVQALRDAGRWDEAIDLATDARNSLAQHLETAPDNWRGMVGALDAELAYVHARRGRHGLAWGHWEEAERVARQLGPDYRHTQTSFSLSVMSAHAVTLGVELRRNGEALRAANTFDPTTIPSLARRGRHLIEVARAYALEGDGDAVFKLLERSQAVASETISYNGFARDMLINLRKKPPVGRAAEVRRLCNRVGLAA; encoded by the coding sequence GCCTGGTGGGCAAGGGGCCCGACTGGGTTAAGGCGGTGGAATCAGGGCGCCTTCAGACACCACGGCTGCCCATGCTGCTCAGGATTGCGCAGGCGTTGGAGCTCAATGACCTCGCCACGTTGACCGGCAACGGAGATGCTGTCCCCGTTGCACTCTATGCGGGCCCGCGACACTCGGCGCTTTCCGATGTTCAAGCTGCGCTGACTGAGTATCGAGTGTCTCTGAAAGCCGAAGCGCCCTCCGTGTCACACCTCATGGAACGGCTCCGCTCTGCGTGGCTAGTGCGTCACTCCTCATCGGATCATCGAACGCAACTGGGTGCACTCCTGCCAGGCTTGATTCGAGATGCGCAAGTTGCCGCTCGGGTGCTACGGGACGGTGAGCGTCGCGAGGCGCGACGGTGCCTAGCAGGCGTGTACCAGCTTGCGGATTTTTACGTGGCTTACCAACCAGCGCCCGAACTGGTTTGGATGGTTGCTGATCGCGCGCTCACCGAGGCGCAAGAAGCCGACGATCCCTATTTAATCGGAGCCGGAGCATGGGCGATGGTCCAGGCTCTGCGAGACGCTGGGCGATGGGACGAGGCCATCGACCTAGCGACTGATGCCCGAAACTCTCTTGCGCAGCACCTTGAAACTGCCCCCGACAACTGGCGAGGCATGGTAGGAGCACTAGATGCCGAACTCGCATACGTACACGCCCGGCGTGGTCGTCACGGACTGGCATGGGGCCATTGGGAAGAAGCCGAACGAGTAGCACGACAGCTCGGCCCTGACTACCGGCACACCCAAACTAGTTTCTCTTTAAGTGTCATGTCAGCACATGCCGTTACGCTAGGCGTTGAGTTGCGGCGCAATGGTGAAGCATTGCGAGCAGCTAACACCTTCGATCCGACCACGATTCCTTCCCTTGCCCGACGTGGTCGACACCTAATCGAGGTGGCGCGCGCGTATGCGCTCGAAGGGGACGGCGATGCTGTCTTCAAGCTCCTTGAGCGGTCGCAGGCAGTAGCGTCCGAGACGATCAGCTACAACGGATTCGCCCGCGACATGCTGATTAACTTGAGGAAGAAGCCTCCCGTCGGACGAGCAGCTGAAGTTCGCCGACTGTGCAACCGAGTCGGGCTGGCCGCATAG